Genomic DNA from Roseburia intestinalis L1-82:
ATACATGACACAGGCAGCGGTATGTGGTATAATATAGACAGTACAAATACCATGCTTGTCTGTCGTCGGAAAGGAGGACAAAATGTTACAGACAGACAAGATTACCGCTTTATATTGCAGATTGAGCCAGGAAGATATGCAAGCCGGGGAAAGCGAAAGCATACAGAACCAAAAACTGATTTTACAAAAGTATGCTGACGAACACCACTTTTTCAACACACGCTTTTTTGTAGACGACGGATTTTCCGGCGTGAGCTTTGAGCGTGAGGGGCTTCAAGCCATGCTGCATGAGGTTGAAGCCGGGAACGTGGCGACCGTCATAACAAAAGACCTTTCCCGTCTGGGACGTAATTATCTGAAAACCGGCGAACTGATAGAGATTGTTTTCCCCGAATACGAAGTGCGCTACATTGCCATTAACGACGGTGTAGACACAGCGAGGGAAGATAACGAGTTTACCCCTCTGCGGAACTGGTTCAACGAGTTTTACGCCCGCGACACCTCAAAGAAAATCCGGGCTGTCAAACAGGCAAAGGCACAGAAAGGCGAGCGCGTCAACGGCGAAGCTCCTTACGGCTACCTTATCGACCCGGATAACCGCAATCATCTGATACCCGACCCGGAAACGGCACACGTCGTAAAACAGATTTTTGCAATGTATGTACGGGGCGACCGTATGTGTGAAATCCAGAACTGGCTGCGGGACAATGAGATATTGACCGTCGGGGAACTGCGCTACCGCAGGACAGGGAGCAAACGCCACCCCCGCCCACAGCTCAACGCATGGTACAACTGGCCGGATAAGACACTGTACGACATTCTGACAAGGAAAGAGTATTTAGGGCATACCATAACCGGGAAAACCTACAAGGTATCTTATAAGTCGAAAAAGACGAAAAAGAACCCGGAGGAAAAAAGGTATTTCTTCCCCAACACTCACGAACCTTTGATTGATGAAGAAACCTTTGAACTTGCACAGAAGCGGATTGCCACCCGGCAACGCCCGACAAAGGTTGATGAAATTGACCTGTTTTCCGGGCTGCTCTTTTGTGGGGACTGCGGCTACAAAATGTATGCAGTACGCGGAGCCGGGACGCTTGAACGGAAACACGCCTACACTTGCGGCAACTACCGCAACCGGGCAAGAAATGATATGCTCTGCACTACGCATTATATCCGCAAAAGCGTATTGAAAGAACTTGTCCTTGCAGACTTGCAGCGAGTAACGTCTTATGTGAAAGAGCATGAACAGGAGTTTATCGAAACCGCCAACGAGTGCAGCGCAAAGGCAGTACAAAAGACGCTGACACAGCAGCGGAAAGAACTTGACAAGGCGCAGAACCGTATTAACGAGCTGAACATCTTATTCCGCAAGCTCTACGAGGACAACGCTTTAGGGAAACTTTCAGATGAACAATTTGCTTTTCTGACTTCCGGCTATGATGAAGAAAAAAAGACGCTGACCCGGAGGATTGCGGAGCTGTCACAGGAAATCGACAACGCCACCGAGCGCAGCGCGGACGTAAAAAGGTTTGTCGCACTGGTACGCAGATACACAGCGATTGAAGAACTGACCTACGAAAACGTCCATGAATTTATTGACCGTATTCTTATTCACGAACTGGATAAGGAAACGAACACCCGCAAAATCGAAATCTTTTATAGCTTTGTCGGCAGAGTTGATACAGGCGACAAGCCTACTGAAAGTATCTCCTATTTCAGACAGATAGGAGCCGACGTAAAGAGTTATGCTATCTAACATACATCAAAAAGAGGTAAGATAACACCCTCTGCAAAAAAGGTATCGTTATCTTACCTCAACAAAAGTTGCCCCTGAATAGCCGTCATCCTCACGGATTGATACTATTTCAATATCTTCTTTGTCTTTTAAATAATTAAGTATCAGGGATTTCTGATTTGAGATACTGTTACTTTCAGCTTTTCTCACATCATCAAGATCGCCATCTTCCTTAGATAATCTAACATAGATGGCTGCTCTGTAAATTCTTTTAGAATTGTTCATGTCCACCACTCCTTCGATTTTCTAAGTTAGAAGTCCCAAATCAAGAGGAATGGAAACATAAATATGAAATTGATACCCTTTCGGGTTAGATGTCCTTATTTGTCTGTAATGATATCACAAATCCATCTGAATTTCCACCCCTAATTTTGGCTGACTGCTCTATACATTGGCAAGCATAGCAATATAATTGTCTTTCAGGCTTTCCCCATTATCGGAAAATGAAATCTTAATCTTGCTCTTTCCTGACCTGCGGAAATACGGATTACCTGTCTTTGCAATCATTCCCGCAACCTTCTTTTCCACAGGCATTCCGTCAGCGTACTTTATGCTGTTTACTTCCACCAATGTATCAATATCCACATCTTCTAATCTCTGTGCCGATATTTTGTCCAACTGTTCAACTGTCATCCTATCCCTCCAATCAAATTAAGCCGCCAGATATGCTGACGGCTATGTAACACCGGAGCTTTCGCCCCGGCTGGAATTTATGCAATTGGATTATTATGTTTTGTACTCATACCCAACTGGATCTGCATACCTTTTGTTATCTGTCTTAACTGGTTTTTGCTTACTTTCCCGATTTTTTCTATCAGGTCCGTATCTTTCACATCACATAACTGCTCACACTGAGCGATACTGTTCGTTCTTAATCCAACAGCCTTAAACGAACTGATAAAAATATGTGTTGGCAGATATGTCTTTTTATGAATCTTACTTGTAAGCGGTACTGCATGGAATACCGTGCTGTGTCTGTTTGCACTGTCATTGCTCACAATCACTACTGGTCTGATACCGTGCAGCTTGTGGTCATTCTCATCTTCCGGTACTCCAAAATCAACCATCCAGATATCGCCCCGTCTTATTTCACTCATAATATTCACTTCCTTGTCTGTCAACTGGTATTTCCTGCCCACGGATATATTCGACAGCTTCCTGTTCCGTAGGACAGGCAACAACTCTGTCTCCTTTCCCATCAAACACCACGGTTTCTGATGAAAATGTCACTATGCTTAATTCCTTTTTATCCGGCATTGTCCTCCTCAAATGAGATGAGAGCAGGTTCATAGCCCCTGCTCTCGTCGTTAATGCTGATCCCGTGCTCTGCTGCAAGTTCCATGATACCTTTCACCACATCTTTATCCGATGAGACATCATAGATACTGCTTACCAGAATACTGATAATGGAATCTCTTTCGATATAAAATTTAAGTCTTTCCACAGACTTCGTATCTTTAAAGATTGTTTCTACAATCTCAAAATCCGCTTTCTTCGCATATGCTTCTATCCTGTCTGCGGCTCTGTCGGCATTTCTGCCTACGCAGATAACACAACACTTACTCATAGAGCCTCCTATCTGTCGGCTCTGAGACGCTTGAAAAATACTGCCATAAAATCAGCAAGTGAAACAATACCGTTATCTTCCTTTTTCCCTGCCTGCTCCATCTTCTGATAATATCCAGCCATATCATCGTTTGCTGTCTCAACCGTAATGCCGTGCTCTCCGAGCATAATGATGTTATCCATAATTGTTTCTTCACAATCGCCCACCATATCACTCATAAGAGTAACAACCACATCAACATCTTCTACTTCTGCCATACCGACAAAGGCAAACTTCATAGGAAATGTCATTCCCTCCGGTCTTGCGTTCTCCGAAATGACTGCAACCACCTCATATCCATTCACAGCGCAATACTCCTCAAGAACCTGCATTACCATCTGATCCGCTGCCTCATTTCCTGTTGCTCCAAAATATATAACTGCTTTATTCATTTTAAAATCTCCATTCCTGTTTTTATTTTGATTTGATATCCTGTGCACACTTTATCTCCTCACATAAACTGACCTGCCAATGCTCTCTGTACTTATAAGCCCCGTTGTTGTCTGCTGGTTACTGCAAATCAGTTTGTGTGGGAAGATAAAATACTATCTTCCCGGTTTCTTAACCATCCCCGTATCGGGTAACATATCCTTTGCCAGCCACAATCACTTCGTAGTTTCCTGCCCATCTGGACTTACGAAAGTAGCCACTCTCTGAAAATGCGTTTTGCTGAAATTCAGGTGCACTTATTATCTCATTACCTCCGGCTGCTAACCCGGTAGGCACAACCCTCTGCTCTTATCCTTAAAGGCTCCTGCTGTTACGTTTCTCATAATCGGCTACAGCTCTGAGGATAGTCATCGCACGAAATGGGATTCTGCCACCCTGTCATAGACAAGGCGATATAAGCTCGTGGGATATGCGTGTCCTATTCTGTTTTCAATATTCAACGGCTCTTTTCTCAGAACCTGAACAAAGTATAACTGACACCACGCATCTTCTACAGTAACCGACACTCTTTTGAACTAAGAGTAACACTCCCACCTGTTCCAAATCCTTATAAAAAAAGCCGGACTGCATTATCAAAAATGCAATCCGACTTTTTTATTCTGTCAGAAGTTTCATATTGTCAACGGCATTTAATACCATATTCCGGATAAACTGTACTTCCTTCTCCTTCAGACCAACCAGCAGATCATCGACTTCTGCCTTTCTTTCACACCCACACACAAGATAATCCAACGTTATATGAAACAATTCAGCAATACTAATCAGCGTATCTATTTTTGCTCCATTTACACCAGCTTCAATTTTCCGCAGAGCATCCACTGACAATCCAATCTGCTCGGCAAGCTGCTGTCTTGTCATTCTTCTTGCCGCACGCAACTCTTTTATTCTTTCTCCACTATTAACAATATCGTAGTACACCTTCCACTCTTTTCCGGCACCTTATATATTTGCTTAAGCTGTATTCATTGTACCGTAAGCGAATCTTTTGTAAGAGTGACTAAACCAGCTATTTCAGGTGGAATATTGTACACCTTAATACCAAGAATATAAATATTTGCGGATTAAAAAAGAGATATTTCCAAACTCTCATTACATTTTGGAAATATCTCTTTACTTAATATCCTCATCCGGCACAAACTCCATGATGTCCTCTATCTTACAATCAAGTATGGAACATAATCTGTTAAGGATTACCGTTTTTACGACCATATTCTTTCGCAATCGCTGTAACTGTGCTTTATCTATTCCATAATCTTTAATTAGTGCATACTGGCTAATATTTTTCTTCTTGAGTGTGATCCATAACCTGTCATATACTATCATTACAAAGACCTCCTCCTTGTATTCTACGCAAGAGTGTCCTATAATGATATGGTGCGTGTATGCACCATACTGTATGTATATGATAGAATAGAAAATAGCCATAATCTGCATAGAAAACAGCTCTCAAGGTTATTATGTAATATAGAACGGATTATCTGTTTTACTTTTATGGTATTCAACCGGGACAATTCAAGCACCTGACAATTTGACCGCAAATACCCTTCTCAGAAAGGATTCACAACAACACTATGAATGATAAAAACACATACTCTGTTGATAAATATTTGGAAATCATTGCCGAAAAAGAAGGAATCACAAAAGAAGAAGTCCAACAGGAAATTGGGCGGGCAGTTTCCATTGCTTTAAAAAGCCCTGATCCAAAAATGCAACGCTTCTGGACAGACTTTCCATGTGAAAATGATACTCCCACCATTGAAGAAATCATATACCATCTCGCTGAAAAATTTGCAAAAGAGTCATAGACAAAGGACAGGATAACTACCCGTCTATTCACTCAGATAATCTTCCTGTCCTCTTAATATTTGTTCAATCATATGTAATGCAAATTCTATTTCTCTTTCGTCACATCGATTCATCATAAATGCAAAACGCTCAATGTGTTTTTCTGGGTGCTGCTGGCTCATCAAAACCATAGGCGATGACTCCAATGCATGAACAATATTCAAATATGTATCAAGACTCATTGCCCTTCTGCCATTTTCAACACTTTTGATAGTATCCAATGATACATCTGCCCGTTCTGCAAGCTCTGCCTGTGTAATTCCAAGCCTTCTGCGTTCTTTTCTGATATTCTCTGCAATAATTTCGTATATGTGCTCTCTTTTCCCCATAGCCCCATCATCCTTTCTGACTTATCGCATTATATCAGAAATTATTATGGGTTTTAGGAAACTGTAATCCTTTGACATTTTCGTGTAATACTTTGCATATTCCTTCTAAACACCAATCTACTTTTACACTGAAATTTAAAATTTCAGCAAAATGTATATAACAACATGAGAAAAGCCCGTGGCAGATCCACGAGCTTTATCTCCAGTTTGAAGCATGGATATAGATAGTTCCCTGCTTTTATTTAGTGTAACATACACCTTTACTTAGCTACATGTGTAAAATCCCAGTGCGAAAATACGTCTACATAGCAGGTTTTTGTTTCAACCACATATCTCTCCATGCCGCCTAATGCTTCATTATATCTTTCTTTATATTTTGTCTCAACGACCTTATATGTATAATACATAGGACGATATTTGATTAAATAATGAGATCCTTTTGGAACAGTTACGGAGTATCCGCTACCTAAAGAATATGATTTTGATGCACCTAGTGTAACACCCAACTCACTTCCTATAGTTCCACCATTTGTATATCCACCGGAAACTGAAGCTTTAAAGGAAATATTATAAGAAGTATCTTGAGTGTAATTCAATGATAATTTTGCGCTAGATGTAGAACTACCACCACTCGTGCCATTTCTCCATGCACCACTTTTTAAACTACCTTTGGTATATTGATAACCATATACGGTAACAAAATCAGAAATGCGTTCTTCATTTTCCTCATCAGCTTTAATTTCCGTTTCAAAATAATCAGCTCCATCATGAGGCAAATTTTCAGTGTCATAGTTATGAGTCTCCGCAGCAAACGCTGTTGTCGAGCACCCCAAAATCAATATAAAACTTAAAACCATACTAATTATTTTTTTCATTAGAAGTCACCCCCGCTTTGCTTTAAAAAAACTATAAACCAGATAAATAATTGCCAAAATGATACTAAAAACAAAAAAGCCACCAATATAAATAAGAGGACTTTTAAAAAGATAATCCATGTTATTGGTAAGATATCCATTTCCTGAACTAAATCCAGTTATTGAGTCAATATATTGGACAATAATGGAAAGAAACGGAAGCGTACTTAAACCAAATATGCCAAAAATTATCATTATTATAGCTAAAATCTTCAAATGAAAATCTTTCATCAAAATCACCCCCTATTTTAATATCATTTTGTCGTTATATGCAGATCATTCTATAAGCATATTCATAATTATATTTACTTCTCCTTTCCTCAGTATTCAATGTGCCATATAGAGCAATCTGTTGTATATTCTAAGAATAGCAGGAATCAAAGCAAAAGAAAATATCCTATGCAGAAAGTGACCTGTTTTTGCAGAAAATGACCAACAGAACAAAAATTACTCAGAAATCAAGTAAAAAACACAGCATTGATACTATTTCAAAGCTACAGTTCTGCTCTAAAGAATATATTGAGAGTACGCTTTCAACAATATTTCCTAGTCTAAAAACGGTATTAGAAGAATTTTGGTAAAAATTTAGCAGGCAATAATTTGAATATTATTGCCTGCCAAATTAATGATGAAATCATATGATTCTTCTGTCAATCAGAACCAATCTGCTTTCTCCTATCGGAGTCCAAGCATACACACTCTTGCAATATAACGTATCATCAGCTCCGAGCCTGTGCTTTCTGTATATTGTCTGACCAATACTTATTGCTGAAAAAATTCCCATTTCTAGGCAAATTTCTGAACATATCCATAACAATATCATATGATAAGCCTGATGTGTCCACAAACATCTCTTTCCCATCTTTAGATTTAACTGCAATTCCGTTATCACCCACATACGCTACTGTATTGTCATCTAATTTCTGTATTAATCCCGTCATTTCCGCAAATTTCTTTAGCGCAAACTCCCCGGATTCTTCACAAAGTTTTCGGAACTTTTCTGCATCCTCACCTACCATATACGGATATTTTCCATCTCTAATATACCATGAAATTCCCGTTTCTGAATCCGTGTATTTAGGATCAGTTAATGCCCACTCTTCCAAAGGAACACCCTGATACCATACTGTCATTTTTTCACTGGAATCATTGCTTATTTCTGGTTCATCATTTTGAATTTCTTTCTCAGCAATTTCATCCTGCCCCTGTTCATATCCTCTACATGACACGTTACACTTTAGTGCCTCATAAATTTCTTGAACATTTGCATATTTGTTAACTGCTGCAACATCCGGTGTCTCTAACACTTCCTTTTGTTGAAAAGCCTTTGATTGGTTATATTTTGAACCTGATTTTCTTCCTGCGTAAATATTGTTATTTACAGCGGTATTTACCATATTTACCATATTTATAATCCCTCCAGCAGCAATATAATCTAATTTTCTTATTATAGTATGTTGCACTTTATGCCAGATTGCTATAAAATGCAACATACAATGAAAATATTCTGTTGCGCTTGCTTAATATCCCATATTCAAGCAGCTATTATTGTGCATAAGCAGCAGAAGCAATATAGCCTACCTGCGAAGACCCAACAGAATACAACTCATAATGGAAATGGTATCTAACGCCTACCTTAACACCTGTAAATGTCAGTGTCCATGAATCTCCTGAATAGTTAGCAATTTGTACCGGTGCACTTGTTCCGTCATTTCCTACAAGAGTAATTGTTCCCTGAAGATAATCTGTTCCACTTTCATTAGGCATATAAACATTTAAGCACAACTTTGTAACGCTTGAGTTATTAATGGTGTAATAATAATTTCCGTTGAATACACCGCTTCTGGAATTGCTTCTTGTAATGGTTCTATTTGCATCATACTGAATCGTATCTGCAAGAGCAACGGCGTCATCATAAGCAGGTACTACGTCCAAATCGCCACAATCGCTTACTTCTACTGCCTTATTTGCATTAGGGGCAGCCTGTCCCTGAGTGGATACTTCACTTGCAAACGCAGTTGTTCCCATTGCCAAACATAACATCAAACTCAACACCAACGCCTTTAAACTTTTTACTTTCTTCATTTTAAAATCTCCTTTCAAATTAACATCGTATAAATTTTCATTCCAACAGGAATCTATAAACAACTTTATGCTTTTTTCTGTCTTTCCAGATTTAGATAAGTATTCATATTTCGCATATAAAACATCTGCAAATCATACTTTCCTAATTTGTTCATATCCTGAATAACCTTTTCAAAGCTGGATATAAGGTCACATCTTTCATTTAATCCCATGTGACCAGTTTCTTGTGGAAAAGAGCTGAGACTATTACCCCTATCAACATCATAATATGCCTCCAAAGCACTCATTTCGACATAAGAAGCATTTCTCAAATCAATATCGTTAATATTAATCTTTTCTTCAAATTCTTTTCCATTTTCATCAATCCCTT
This window encodes:
- a CDS encoding helix-turn-helix domain-containing protein encodes the protein MYYDIVNSGERIKELRAARRMTRQQLAEQIGLSVDALRKIEAGVNGAKIDTLISIAELFHITLDYLVCGCERKAEVDDLLVGLKEKEVQFIRNMVLNAVDNMKLLTE
- a CDS encoding helix-turn-helix domain-containing protein; translated protein: MIVYDRLWITLKKKNISQYALIKDYGIDKAQLQRLRKNMVVKTVILNRLCSILDCKIEDIMEFVPDEDIK
- a CDS encoding type II toxin-antitoxin system PemK/MazF family toxin, giving the protein MSEIRRGDIWMVDFGVPEDENDHKLHGIRPVVIVSNDSANRHSTVFHAVPLTSKIHKKTYLPTHIFISSFKAVGLRTNSIAQCEQLCDVKDTDLIEKIGKVSKNQLRQITKGMQIQLGMSTKHNNPIA
- a CDS encoding DUF6870 family protein produces the protein MTVEQLDKISAQRLEDVDIDTLVEVNSIKYADGMPVEKKVAGMIAKTGNPYFRRSGKSKIKISFSDNGESLKDNYIAMLANV
- a CDS encoding helix-turn-helix domain-containing protein yields the protein MGKREHIYEIIAENIRKERRRLGITQAELAERADVSLDTIKSVENGRRAMSLDTYLNIVHALESSPMVLMSQQHPEKHIERFAFMMNRCDEREIEFALHMIEQILRGQEDYLSE
- a CDS encoding recombinase family protein, which produces MLQTDKITALYCRLSQEDMQAGESESIQNQKLILQKYADEHHFFNTRFFVDDGFSGVSFEREGLQAMLHEVEAGNVATVITKDLSRLGRNYLKTGELIEIVFPEYEVRYIAINDGVDTAREDNEFTPLRNWFNEFYARDTSKKIRAVKQAKAQKGERVNGEAPYGYLIDPDNRNHLIPDPETAHVVKQIFAMYVRGDRMCEIQNWLRDNEILTVGELRYRRTGSKRHPRPQLNAWYNWPDKTLYDILTRKEYLGHTITGKTYKVSYKSKKTKKNPEEKRYFFPNTHEPLIDEETFELAQKRIATRQRPTKVDEIDLFSGLLFCGDCGYKMYAVRGAGTLERKHAYTCGNYRNRARNDMLCTTHYIRKSVLKELVLADLQRVTSYVKEHEQEFIETANECSAKAVQKTLTQQRKELDKAQNRINELNILFRKLYEDNALGKLSDEQFAFLTSGYDEEKKTLTRRIAELSQEIDNATERSADVKRFVALVRRYTAIEELTYENVHEFIDRILIHELDKETNTRKIEIFYSFVGRVDTGDKPTESISYFRQIGADVKSYAI